DNA sequence from the Myxococcus guangdongensis genome:
CCCAACAGGGGCGCCAGGCGCGCGTCGTAGCGCAGCCGGGGCGCCAGCCACGTGCCGTTGAGCGCCTTGCCTCCCGAGTAGAAGATGAGGTCGGTGATGCACACGGGGCCGTCCTCCTGGGCGCCGGGGAAGCGCTCGGGGACCTCCAGCGTGAAGCGGTTGCCCGTCATGGCGGGGCTGATGGGGACGGCCTGGAGCCCGCGCTTGTCCTCCACCTTGAGGCTCTTGGACGCGTCCACGGTGGTGAGGGTGAGCTTCTTGGCCCGCGCGTGGGCCTTGTACGCGGCCTTGTCGGTGCCGTCGCCCGTGTAGACGCGCACCTCGTCGATGGTCACCACGTCCTTGAAGCCGATGGTGACGGCGGCGGGCGAGGCCCCCGTGGCGCACCAGGCCGTCGTGTCGCGTCCATCCAAGAGGTGCAGGGGCGAGTAGCGCTCCGGTTGGCGCTCGCGCTCCAGGTAGTCGGAGGCCTGGGCGTAGCCCGGCGGGGCGGTGGACGCGGCGGGCGCGGCGCTCGAGAGCAGCAGCAGGGCGAGGGGGAGGCGGCTCATGGCGCCATCTTGGATCGCCCCGCGCCGATGGCTCCAGTCCCCGACCTGAAGTCTTCGCGGTGAATCCAGCGACAGCGGATCCCCGGCCAGGGGGATGAAAGCGCCCGGCGCGATGTTGGCGTGCTTGACACTCGGACGCCGCGAGGAAGTGATGCGGCACGATGCGGAGAATGAACGTGACGCGACGTTGGGGGTGGGTCTGTGTGCTGGCCGCGACGCTGGTCGCCTGCAAGGACGACAAGCCGAGCGAGGTGCCCGACGCGGGGCCCGTGGAGACAGGGCCCGCGGCGCTCACGGAGCAGGAGCCCAATGAACGGCCCGAGCAGGCGCTCGACATCACCCGCGACAGCGTGGTGACGGCGGAGCTGACGGCGCAGCCCAACAAGGCGGACGAGGACTGGTACCGGCTGGCGCCCGCGTCGCCCCGGGTGGTGGACCTCACCGTGTCGGGCCTTCCCGGCGGGGACATCACCTTGGAGGTCCACGACCGGGACAGAAACCGCCTGGCCGCCATCAACAGCGAGGGGGACGGCAAGCCGGAGCGCTTCCCCAACCTCTACGTGGAGAAGGAGCGGTGGGTGCGCGTGGCGCCCGCGCGCAAGGGCGTGGGCGGGGCGTACACGTTGACGGTGAAGATGCGCGCGCCCAACGACGGCGAGGAGCACGAGCCGAACGACCGGGCGGTGGACGCGATTTCGCTGCCCCTGGGGCAGACGGTGACGGCGTTCCTGGGCCACGCGGGCGACGAGGACTGGTACCGGGTGGAGCTGCCCGAGGCCGCCGTCCCCACGCCGCCGCCGGGTGAGGGCGTCCCCGCGACGAACGACACGCAGGGCTCCGCGCCCCAGGGAGCCGACGCGCTCCAGGGCGCCGTGGCGCAGGGCGCGGCCGCCGCGCAGGGTCAGACGCCCTCCCCCGCCCCGGGCTCGGAGAGCGGCACGGCCACGGGCACCCCGGAGGAAGGCGCGGCGCCGCTGGACACGCCGCCCGCCCCCACGGGCACCTTCGCGGGAGGAGAGCCTCCCGCCGTGGCGCAGGCGACGGACGCGGGGGTCGCCGTGCCGCCCGAGCCTCCTTCCGTGGCGTTGAAGATCGAACTGTCCGCGGTGGAGGGCGTGCGGCCGGAGATCTCCGTGCTGTCGGCGGCCGAGGCGCCGCTGTTCTCGCTGCGCGGCAAGGAGGGCGAGGCGCTGTCCCTGCGCAACATCGGCGTGCGCGCGACGGACCGGGTGGTCTACGTGGTGGTGAAGGGCGGCTGGACGGGGACGGGCAAGGAGGCGCGCCGCACGTTCAACTCGGGCACGCCGTACACGCTCACCGTGACGCAGGAGGAGGCGGGCGCCAACGCGGAGCTGGAGCCCAACGACGAGCTGTACAAGGCGACGCCGCTGACGGCCGGCAGCTACCGCGAGGGCTTCATCTCGCCCAAGGGCGACGTGGACCACTTCGTGCTGCGCACGACGGAGCCGGTGCTGGCGAAGGTGGAGTTGTCGGGCGTGGAGCGGCTGGACCTGGTGCTTTCCATGGTGGAGCCGCCCCAGGGTGACGGCCAGCAGGAGACGGTGCTGCTGCGCGCCAATGACGGCGCGCTGAAGGAGCCCGAGCGCCTGAACAACGTCGCGTGCAGTGGCTCGTGCTGGTTCCGGGTGGAGGGCGCGTCGCGCAAGGTGGAGGGCAAGTGGGTGAAGGACTTCGAGAACGCGGAGCAGCCCTACCGCATCAGCATCACCACGGTGCCGGACAACGGCGGCGAGGAGCGCGAGCCGAACAACAACCTGGAGCGCGCGCAGGAGCTGACGCTCGGCAAGGCGGTGCGCGGCACGGTGTTCCCGGTGAAGGACACGGACTTCTACCGGTTGGATTTGTCGGACCGTCCGGTGCGCACGCCGCTGAAGGCGACGCTGCTGGGCATCCTCAAGGTGGACGTGGGTCTGTACCTGCACCGCGTGCAGCCGGACGGGAAGCTGTCGCTCGTACAGACGGCGGACCGGGCCAAGGGCGACCAGCCGGAGAGCATCCGCTTCAGCGCGGAGCCCGGCGTCTACATCTTCGAGGTGCGTGACGCGAAGAACCGCGAGGCCAACTTCCAGGACTCGTACCAGCTCACGGTGGAGGAAGGTGAGCAGTGAGCAACGCGGTGAAGTCGTGGGACGAGAACTTCGACACGTATCTCATGGAGCTCGAGGACGGCCCCACCTCGTTCCTCCTGGACATGACCGCGGCGGCCCATGCGCCGCTGACGAGCCACCCGCTGCGGCTCACCGTGCGCGTGGTGATGAAGTCGCCCCGGCCGGATGGCCTGCGCTCGCGTGAGGAGTCGGAGGCCCTCTTCAATCTGGAGGACGGGCTCGTCCCGGCGCTCGGGACGCTGGGGTTCCACTTCGTGGGCCGCAGCGTGGGACAGGGACTCACGGAGGCGTTCTTCTTCGGTCCGCGGGGCGTCGAGCAGTCCGAGGTCCAGCGCAGGGTGACCCCCGTGCAGGGTGACTACACGCTGGAGCTGGAGCTGGAGGAGGACCCGGAGTGGTCCGTGTACTTCGACTGGCTCTACCCTCCGGAGCTCCATCGCCACCTGATGTCGAACCGGAGCCTGCTGGACCTGCTGGCGAAGCAGGGAGACCGCAGCGAGGTGGCGCGCGAGGTGGACCATCTCGCGCACTTCCCCAGTGAGGAGCAGGCGCTCCGCGCCGGGGCGCAGCTCACGAAGCAGGGGTTCAAGGTCTCCGCGCCGCGAGCGCCCGAGGCCCCCTCGGCGCGGTGGGCCGTGTCCTTCACGCGAGAGGACTCGCTGGCGGAGGGGCGCGCGGACGCGGTGACGGTGGAGATTCTGGAGGTCCTCCAGGCCCACGAGGGTGACTACGACGGCTGGGGCTGCGTGCTGACGACGATGCAGTAGCCCTGCCCTCGCGTCAGTCCCTGGAGCCATGGCGGCGGTACTCGTCGATGCTCGGCGGGTACTCGGTCCAGAACATCAGGGCTCCGCTGTGTGTCATCAGCGTCTCCTGCTTGCCTCGCGTGTCCGCGTCGGAGACCGCGAGCGAGAAGCCGAAGGAGACCCGCGACGCCTCCACACCGAGGTCCGACAGCGGGAGCGTGAGCGTCATCTCGTACCCCTGAGGGCGCTTGCGCCAGGTGCCCTGGATGGACGGCAGGGGCGTGTTCGCCTCTCCCGTCCAGTCACGCGCCTCGACGCTTCCTCCCGCGGCCAGCAGGACCCCCAGCTTGAGGTTGGAGCCTCCCGACGGTCGCACCGCGAGCTCCACGTGGTCCGAGTGCACGCCGGTGCCCGTGCTCGAGGGAACCACCTTGTCATCGTGCACCTCGACGTGGAGGGCGAGCGCCCCGCCCACGCGCGCCAGTCGCCACGCGAAGGCCAGGTCGTCCTGTCCCGTCCAGCCCGAGAGCCCCCAGGAGATGTGAGTCCGCGTATAGGCTTGCGCCGTGGGCGCCAGTGCGAGCGCGGCCTCCGCGGAGCGCGCGGACCGCACCGGGTACGGCGAGATTCCGTCGACGACGGCGCCCACCGTGTCGCTGAACACCATGTAACCCGGCCGGAGGCGTGAGAGCGTCTCCATGGGCTCCATCGCGCCGCGAGCGCCGACGGGACCCGACACGACGTACGCCGTGGGTGACACCTCGACCTCGGCCCCCTCCTCGTCGAACCCGAGCGACTGGAGGTCCTCCCCCTTCACCACGAGGCCACAGACCGGTCCCCGGATTCCGTCCGAGGGCGCGGGGGAGACCTCCTCGGTGTCTGACTCGGACGAGGGCTCGACACCGGAGAGCAGCAGCAGGCACGCCCCATCCCGGCAGGCGTAGTCCACGGGAGTGAAGCGCAGGTCCTTGCGACACAGGGCGCGAGCCCGAGCGAGGAGCGCGTCGTCCACGGGCCGTGACTTGGGAGGCTTCGAGACAGCGCGGGCATCCCCACGGCGAGCGGCGGGCTTCGTCCACTTCGGCGGCGGAGCGGAAGCCGCGATGAATCGCGAGCCATCCGGCGCGACCTTCAGGACCTGCCGGGACACACCCAGCGGGTCCAATGCCTCGGCGGGGATGTTGAAGGGCTCGTTCCTTCGGGTGGTGACGACCTCGACATGCTCCGCGTCGATGAATCGCAGGGCGTTCGAGGCCCACGCGTCGAGGTCCTCCGCCGCCCCCAGGAACCGCCCCTCCAGGTCCGACAAGACCATCTGCTGGTTCGTGCAAAGTCCATAGAAGCAGGGCCCCAGACTCTGGACCACGTGCCACAGGCAGAGCCGGCCCTCGCAGCCGATGCGCTTCTGCGTATCCATCCCGTAATACGCGCCGTCGTCGGGCGTCGCGACCAGGACAGTCCCCTTCTCGAACCAAGGCTCATTGGGGGCGGCCAGGGCCGTCGTGCACCCGAGTGCCAGCGCGAGCGACAGGATTGACGGGCAGACGCGGAACAGGTGGGTCACGTGAGCGCTCATTCGTCAGTTCATCGAGTGAAAGAAGTCACCGCTGTATTCGAGGATCGTCGGTGGGTATTCGGACCAGAGGTTCAGCCCCCCCAGCTGCTCCATCAGGGTCTCCTGCTTGCCTCGGGCGTCCGCGTCCGAGACAGCCATCACGAACCCCACTCGGGTCACCGGATTCGTCAGGCCGAGGTCCGCCCATGGCAGCACGAGCGTCACCTCGTACCCCTGGGGACGCTCGCG
Encoded proteins:
- a CDS encoding discoidin domain-containing protein, which codes for MSRLPLALLLLSSAAPAASTAPPGYAQASDYLERERQPERYSPLHLLDGRDTTAWCATGASPAAVTIGFKDVVTIDEVRVYTGDGTDKAAYKAHARAKKLTLTTVDASKSLKVEDKRGLQAVPISPAMTGNRFTLEVPERFPGAQEDGPVCITDLIFYSGGKALNGTWLAPRLRYDARLAPLLGTWFSGLDGAPDRFLSLYVDGTYRFAHEPLEGGEPSAVTGTYALSGSRLTLEVPKRGKVTLKLQKGGSDEAGATLEPEGALAEEWGRAFRGQP
- a CDS encoding ABC transporter substrate-binding protein yields the protein MRRMNVTRRWGWVCVLAATLVACKDDKPSEVPDAGPVETGPAALTEQEPNERPEQALDITRDSVVTAELTAQPNKADEDWYRLAPASPRVVDLTVSGLPGGDITLEVHDRDRNRLAAINSEGDGKPERFPNLYVEKERWVRVAPARKGVGGAYTLTVKMRAPNDGEEHEPNDRAVDAISLPLGQTVTAFLGHAGDEDWYRVELPEAAVPTPPPGEGVPATNDTQGSAPQGADALQGAVAQGAAAAQGQTPSPAPGSESGTATGTPEEGAAPLDTPPAPTGTFAGGEPPAVAQATDAGVAVPPEPPSVALKIELSAVEGVRPEISVLSAAEAPLFSLRGKEGEALSLRNIGVRATDRVVYVVVKGGWTGTGKEARRTFNSGTPYTLTVTQEEAGANAELEPNDELYKATPLTAGSYREGFISPKGDVDHFVLRTTEPVLAKVELSGVERLDLVLSMVEPPQGDGQQETVLLRANDGALKEPERLNNVACSGSCWFRVEGASRKVEGKWVKDFENAEQPYRISITTVPDNGGEEREPNNNLERAQELTLGKAVRGTVFPVKDTDFYRLDLSDRPVRTPLKATLLGILKVDVGLYLHRVQPDGKLSLVQTADRAKGDQPESIRFSAEPGVYIFEVRDAKNREANFQDSYQLTVEEGEQ
- a CDS encoding DUF695 domain-containing protein — its product is MSNAVKSWDENFDTYLMELEDGPTSFLLDMTAAAHAPLTSHPLRLTVRVVMKSPRPDGLRSREESEALFNLEDGLVPALGTLGFHFVGRSVGQGLTEAFFFGPRGVEQSEVQRRVTPVQGDYTLELELEEDPEWSVYFDWLYPPELHRHLMSNRSLLDLLAKQGDRSEVAREVDHLAHFPSEEQALRAGAQLTKQGFKVSAPRAPEAPSARWAVSFTREDSLAEGRADAVTVEILEVLQAHEGDYDGWGCVLTTMQ
- a CDS encoding DOMON domain-containing protein; the encoded protein is MSAHVTHLFRVCPSILSLALALGCTTALAAPNEPWFEKGTVLVATPDDGAYYGMDTQKRIGCEGRLCLWHVVQSLGPCFYGLCTNQQMVLSDLEGRFLGAAEDLDAWASNALRFIDAEHVEVVTTRRNEPFNIPAEALDPLGVSRQVLKVAPDGSRFIAASAPPPKWTKPAARRGDARAVSKPPKSRPVDDALLARARALCRKDLRFTPVDYACRDGACLLLLSGVEPSSESDTEEVSPAPSDGIRGPVCGLVVKGEDLQSLGFDEEGAEVEVSPTAYVVSGPVGARGAMEPMETLSRLRPGYMVFSDTVGAVVDGISPYPVRSARSAEAALALAPTAQAYTRTHISWGLSGWTGQDDLAFAWRLARVGGALALHVEVHDDKVVPSSTGTGVHSDHVELAVRPSGGSNLKLGVLLAAGGSVEARDWTGEANTPLPSIQGTWRKRPQGYEMTLTLPLSDLGVEASRVSFGFSLAVSDADTRGKQETLMTHSGALMFWTEYPPSIDEYRRHGSRD